The Paraphotobacterium marinum genome segment TTCCTTTGTCATTAAACAATTCATGTTTACCTAATATGATAGCGCCTACCTTATCAAATACACCACAAGCCAGTAGATGCGCAAAGGAGCGCTCAACAGTTTCTATACCTTTAAGAGAATCCTCAATAAAAAGGATATCACCTGAATTAATTTCTGGCATATATTTGCTACCCCAAATACCTGCAATTGTATTCAAATTACCACCTATGATACGTCCACGTACTTGCCCATTACCCAAAAACTGCCATTTATTTGGATATCTGGGTTTCGGAGAATCTTGAGTTTCCCATTCAAGTAATACATCTGTCCATAATTCTGGCATTTTGTATTGGTAAGAGTCATAGGTAGAACATAAAATATCCAAAAATGATTGAAAGGTTTCTTCAACTAATGGAGGAAACTCACCAAATGATGCAACCAATGCAGGACCATAAAAAGTGATTAGTCCTGTTTGGGCATAAATAGCTAAAAGCAACGCAGTGACATCAGAGTAACCAATTATAATCTTCGGATCTTTTCTAAGGGCTTCGTAATCAATATAAGGTAATAAAGAATTACTATTATAACCTCCAATTGTAGACATAATACAACGCACATCAGGGTTACGTATTAATCGATTCAACTCTTCTGCACGTTCTAAAATTGACCCTGAACGATAGAAATCAGAATGACCAGTGAGCGAACCTTCTACCAGATTAAAACCTTTGGATTCCAGATAAGACTTTGCTCTACTCAAACGATTTGGAGCAAAAACTGTTGCTGGTGAAGAAGGCGAAAAAAAGCCAATTTTATCACCCTTTTTTAAAGCTTGTGGATATATCATTTATAATTGCCCTTAATGTTTGCATGTAGATTTATAACATTATTTGATTATTGTTTACTCACATCATATATCTTCTAGTAGGATCATTCAACAATTACCATATTAATCAGTAAGTTATAGTTATTTTTAATAGTCACAACTTAAAATGGTTCTCAAATACTAATATTTAAAATTATGTATAACTTTTATTTTATCTTCTTTGTATATCAAATTTCTTTATTTTAAACCCTATAAAACAATTATATAAAATCAAAAAAAATGATACTTTTCATAAGCATAAGATCAACTTATCGTATAAATTAATTTTTTAATATTTCTTTTACAAGATGAATTTAAATTAATAATAAAACTTACAAGGATAAATTATGATCATTGATCTAAGTATTGTTATACTTTTTTTGCTTATAAATTTATGGATTGGTTATCAATCAAGCAAGTCAGTAACAGATTTTTCTATATTTTCGGTTGGACATCGTTCTTTCTCTAGTTTTTTAATTTTCTGTACTCTTACAGCTACTTTTGTGGGTGGAGGATA includes the following:
- a CDS encoding S66 family peptidase — its product is MIYPQALKKGDKIGFFSPSSPATVFAPNRLSRAKSYLESKGFNLVEGSLTGHSDFYRSGSILERAEELNRLIRNPDVRCIMSTIGGYNSNSLLPYIDYEALRKDPKIIIGYSDVTALLLAIYAQTGLITFYGPALVASFGEFPPLVEETFQSFLDILCSTYDSYQYKMPELWTDVLLEWETQDSPKPRYPNKWQFLGNGQVRGRIIGGNLNTIAGIWGSKYMPEINSGDILFIEDSLKGIETVERSFAHLLACGVFDKVGAIILGKHELFNDKGTGRTPLDVLIEVLNGKNIPILYGFDSCHTHPMLVTPIGVEVSINFDSEIIKLESRWVQEK